The Streptomyces sp. HUAS MG91 sequence CCGGGAGAAGGCCATCGAGTCGGGCGCCTCCGACTACGTCACGAAGCCGGTCGACCCGGATCATCTGCTCTCTGTGATGGAACAGTGGATGCGCGGTGAGTAACTGGAAAACGGAATTTTCACGCAGAGTTGCTGACTGAGTGTGGCCAAGGCCGTGTAGAAGTGCGGTGTACGGGGAACCTTCTGGTCCCCCACCGCGTTTCTGCTACGTGCACAGTGACATCGCGGTGACAGGGTGTGGCGACAGGCGGGGTGCGGCTACCATGACCGGCACAAGGACGGGCGGCGCAAGGGAGTCGTTCCCCGGGGCGGCGACAGGAGCCTCCCCGAGTCCTGCGGACAGGGGCGGCCCCATGCCGGGGCGAGGAGGGCGGGCCATGGTGCAGAAGGCCAAGATCCTCCTGGTCGATGACCGGCCGGAGAATCTGCTGGCGCTGGAGGCCATCCTCTCCGCGCTCGATCAGACGCTGGTGCGGGCATCGTCCGGGGAGGAAGCGCTCAAGGCGCTGCTCACGGACGACTTCGCGGTCATTCTGCTCGACGTTCAGATGCCGGGAATGGATGGTTTCGAGACCGCGGCGCACATCAAGCGCCGAGAGCGGACCCGGGACATCCCGATCATCTTCCTCACAGCGATCAACCACGGGCCGCATCACACCTTCCGGGGGTACGCGGCCGGCGCGGTGGACTACATCTCCAAGCCGTTCGACCCGTGGGTGCTGCGAGCGAAGGTCTCGGTCTTCGTCGAGCTGTACATGAAGAACTGCCAGTTGCGGGAGCAGGCGGCACTGCTGCGGCTCCAGCTGGAGGGCGGCGGCAAGGCGGTCGGTGACGCGAAGGAGCCCGCGGGGCTGCTCGCCGAGCTGTCCGCGCGGCTCGCGGCCGTCGAGGAGCAGGCGGAAGCGCTCTCCAAGCAGCTCGACGACGAGTCGGCGGACGCGGCGGCGGTGGCCACGGCCGCTCATCTGGAGCGCAAACTCACCGGTTTGCGCAGGGCGCTCGACGCGCTGGAGCCCGGTACGGGCAGCGGCACGCCGTCCGTACCATCCCAGAACTGAGCAGCCGTCCGGGCTTTGAGGGCGCGTCACTTCACGCGGCATCAGAACGCGACACAAACGGGTGAAGCCGCGGCCACACGTGTCCCCGGCGCCCTCCCCCGGTAACCTCACACCCATGGCCTCACGTCCCGCAGCCAAGAAGACGCCCGCGAAGAAGGCGGCGGCGCCGACCAAGGCTCCGGCGAAGAAGGCCGCCGCGAAGAAAGCGCCGGTGAAGAAGACCGCCGCCAAGAAGGCACCGGCCAAGAAGGCGGCTGCCAAGAGGCCCGCGCCGAAGCCGGCACCCAGCCCCACCGGCGGGCTGTACCGGCTCGTCCGCGCCGTCTGGCTCGGTGTCGCGCACAGTGTCGGCGCGATGTTCCGCGGCATAGGGCGGGGCGCGAAGGGTCTCGACCCGGCACACCGCAAGGACGGACTCGCCCTGCTGCTGCTCGGCGTCGCCCTGATCTGCGCCGCCGGCACCTGGGCCGATCTGCGCGGCCCCGTCGGGGACCTCGTCGAGATGCTGGTGACCGGCGCGTTCGGCCGGCTCGATCTGCTGGTGCCGCTGCTGCTCGGCTTCATCGCGGTGCGCCTGATCCTGCACCCCGAGAAGCCCGAGGCGAACGGGCGGATCGTCATCGGCCTCTCCGCGCTGGTCGTCGGCGTGCTCGGCCAGGTCCACATCGCCTGCGGCTCGCCCGCGCGCAGCGAAGGCATGCAGGCCATACAGGACGCGGGCGGCCTCATCGGCTGGGCCGCGGCGACCCCGCTGAGCTTCACCATGACCCAGGTGCTCGCGGTCCCGATGCTCGTCCTGCTCACCGTCTTCGGACTGCTCGTGGTCACCGCGACGCCGGTCAACGCGATCCCGCAGCGGCTGCGGCTGCTCGGCGTGCGCCTCGGCATCGTGCACGACGACACGCTCGTCGGGGAGGCCGCTGACGGCGAGTACGACGACGAGTGGCGCGAGGCCGCGCCCGCGCGCGGGAGGCGGCGCCCGGCGGCCCAGGAGGAGCCGCAGGCGTACGACCCCGACCGGATAGAGGAAGACGCCCTCTCCAAGCGGCGCAGGCCCCGGCGCACGTCCGTGCAGCCCGCCATGGACCGCCCCATGGACGCCGTGGACGTGGCCGCGGCCGCCGCGGCGGCCCTCGACGGTGCCGTGCTGCACGGCATGCCGCCGTCGCCGCTCGTCGCCGACCTCACCCAGGGCGTCGGCGGGGAACGCGCGGGGGAGCGGACCGGGGACACCTCCGCGCCGGAGCGCACGGCGCCCGTACCGACCGCGCGGGGCAAGAAGGCCGCGCCGGCCGCCCCGGAGCCCGAGACGCCGTCCAGGCTCTCCGTGCCCGACCTGACCAAGTCCTCGCCCGACGCGCCGCGCGACCTGCCGCCGCGCGCCGAGCAGCTCCAGCTGGCCGGCGACATCACGTACTCCCTGCCGTCGCTCGACCTGCTGACCCGCGGCGGCCCCGGCAAGTCGCGCAGCGCCGCCAACGACGCCGTCGTCGAATCGCTCTCGACCGTCTTCACCGAGTTCAAGGTCGACGCCGCCGTCACCGGCTTCACGCGTGGTCCGACGGTCACCCGGTACGAGGTCGAGCTCGGCCCCGCGGTGAAGGTCGAGAAGATCACCGCGCTGGCCAAGAACATCGCGTACGCCGTCGCCTCACCGGACGTGCGGATCATCAGCCCGATCCCCGGCAAGTCCGCGGTCGGCATCGAGATCCCGAACACGGACCGTGAGATGGTCAACGTCGGGGACGTGCTGCGACTCGCCGACGCCGCCGAGGACGACCACCCGATGCTGGTCGCGCTCGGCAAGGACGTCGAGGGCGGCTATGTGATGTCGAACCTGGCGAAGATGCCGCACGTCCTGGTCGCGGGCGCCACCGGCTCCGGAAAGTCGTCCTGCATCAACTGCCTGATCACCTCGATCATGGTGCGGGCGACCCCCGAGGACGTGCGGATGGTCCTCGTCGACCCCAAGCGCGTGGAGCTGACCGCGTACGAGGGGATTCCGCACCTCATCACGCCGATCATCACCAACCCCAAGCGGGCCGCCGAGGCGCTCCAGTGGGTCGTGCGCGAGATGGACCTGCGCTACGACGACCTCGCCGCCTTCGGTTACCGGCACATCGACGACTTCAACCAGGCCATCAAGGACGGCAAGCTCAAGACGCCCGAGGGCAGTGAGCGGGAGCTGAAGCCGTACCCGTACCTGCTGGTCATCGTCGACGAGCTCGCCGACCTGATGATGGTCGCGCCCAGGGACGTGGAAGACGCCATCGTGCGCATCACGCAGCTCGCGCGTGCGGCCGGCATCCACCTGGTGCTCGCCACCCAGCGGCCGTCCGTCGACGTCGTCACCGGCCTCATCAAGGCCAACGTCCCCTCGCGTCTCGCCTTCGCCACCTCCTCGCTCGCCGACAGCCGCGTCATCCTCGACCAGCCCGGCGCCGAGAAGCTCATCGGCAAGGGCGACGGCCTGTACCTGCCCATGGGCGCGAACAAGCCGACCCGTATGCAGGGCGCCTTCGTCACCGAGGACGAGATCCACGCCGTCGTGCAGCACTGCAAGGACCAGATGGCGCCCGTCTTCCGCGAGGACGTCGTCGTGGGCACCAAGCAGAAGAAGGAGATCGACGAGGACATCGGCGACGACCTGGAGCTGCTGTGCGCCGCGGCCGAGCTGGTGGTCTCCACCCAGTTCGGGTCCACGTCCATGCTCCAGCGCAAGCTGCGCGTGGGCTTCGCGAAGGCCGGCCGGCTGATGGACCTCATGGAGTCGCGGAACATCGTGGGCCCCAGCGAGGGGTCCAAGGCGCGGGACGTGCTCGTGAAGCCGGACGAACTCGATGGAGTGCTCGCGGTGATCCGCGGGGAGGCTCAGCCCTAGGGCGGGTTTAGGCCGATCGGTCCCGGAACCGGGAGGCCCGGGACCGTGCGGTGGTGGACCGGCGCGAATTCGATGTCACTCGTAAGGGAATCCGGGGCAACCGTTTCCTCATCGCGTACGTCAAGTTGAGGGAAGGGGCGACGCCTTGTCGACCATCAGGAACACGGGCCGTGCCGGTGGCTCTGATGGCGTACAAAGTCCGACCGCCCGGTTGCCCCACCCTTTCGTACCCCCCCTAAACTGAACCTCCAGCAGGTGGCTACACGCTCGAAAGGCGCCCCCGTGTCCATCGGCAACTCCCCTGAAGACGACCGCCCTTCGGAAGACCACACCCCGCAAGCGGGCGACGACCGACCGTCGATCGGTCATGTCCTGCAGCAGGCACGTATCGCCGCGGGTCTCACTGTCGACGAGGTCAGCCAGTCGACCCGGGTGCGCATCCCGATCGTTCACGCGATCGAACAGGACGATTTCTCGCGCTGTGGCGGCGACGTGTACGCGCGTGGCCACATCCGCACGCTCGCGCGTGCCGTGGGCATCGATCCGGAGCCGCTGCTCGCGCAGTACGGCGCCGAGCACGGCGGACAGCCCGCGCCGACCCCTGCCACACCGCTGTTCGAGGCCGAGCGCATCCGTTCCGAGCCGCGCCGGCCCAACTGGACGGCCGCCATGGTCGCCGCGATCGTCGCGGTCATCGCCTTCGTGGGCTACACGGCGGTGAGCGGCGGGGACGACAGCGGGGACAAGCAGCAGGCCGCCGAGGGTGCGACGCCCAGCACCTCCAAGCCCGCCGCTCCCAAGCCGAAGCCCAGCACCAAGAAGCCCTCCGACCCGAAGCCGAACCCCTCGGACAGCGCCATCGCGGCCGCTCCGCGCGACAAGGTCACGGTCAAGATCAACGCGGCGGACGGCCGCAGCTGGATCTCCGCGAAGGACCACAACGGACGACTTCTGTTCGACGGCGTGCTCGAACAGGGCCAGTCGAAGACCTTCCAGGACAACCAGAAGGTCGACGTGGTGCTCGGTGACGCCGGTGCCGTCCAGCTGTACGTGAACGGGAAGAAGATCCAGGACGAGTTCCAGGCCGGTCAGGTCGAGCGGCTGACCTACACCAAGGGCGATCCCGAGGTCGGCTGAGGCCCCGGACGGCGGCCTCGGCGATCTCCCGGTAACCCTCCCGGCGTGGGGTGTCAGTGGGACGAAGTAGTCTTGAGTCCATGCCCGAACGCCGTACCGTCGCACTCGTCACCCTTGGCTGCGCCCGTAACGAGGTGGACTCGGAGGAGCTCGCAGGCCGCTTGGAGGCGGACGGCTGGGAGCTCGTCGAGGACGCCGAGTCCGCCGATGTCGCCGTCGTGAACACCTGTGGCTTCGTCGAGGCCGCCAAGAAGGACTCCGTCGACGCCCTCCTCGAAGCCAATGACCTCAAGGGGCACGGCAGAACCCAGGCCGTCGTGGCGGTGGGCTGCATGGCCGAGCGGTACGGCAAGGAGCTCGCCGAGGCCCTGCCCGAAGCCGACGGTGTGCTCGGCTTCGACGACTACGAGGACATCTCCGGCCGCCTCCAGACCATCCTCTCGGGCGGCAGCGTGGAGGCCCACGCCCCGCGCGACCGGCGCAAGCTGCTGCCCATCAGCCCGGCCGAGCGCCAGGAGGCCGGCTCCGGGATCGCGCTGCCGGGGCACGCCCCGGTCGACCTCCCCGACGGGGTCGCGCCCGCGTCCGGGCCGCGCGCGCCGCTGCGGCGCCGGCTCGACGGGGCGCCCGTGGCCTCCGTGAAGCTGGCCTCCGGGTGCGACCGGCGGTGCACTTTCTGCGCCATCCCGTCGTTCCGCGGCTCCTTCATCTCGCGCCGCCCCAGCGATGTGCTCAACGAGACGCGCTGGCTCGCCGAGCAGGGCGTCAAGGAGATCATGCTGGTCTCCGAGAACAACACCTCGTACGGCAAGGACCTCGGTGACATCCGGCTCCTGGAGTCGCTGCTGCCCGAGCTGGCCGGTGTCGACGGGATCGAGCGGGTGCGGGTGAGCTATCTGCAGCCCGCCGAGATGCGTCCGGGCCTCATCGACGTGCTGACGGGGACCGAGAAGGTCGCCCCGTACTTCGATCTCTCCTTCCAGCACTCGGCTCCCGCCGTGCTGCGCTCGATGCGGCGCTTCGGCGACACCGACCGCTTCCTGGAGCTGCTCGACACCATTCGGAGCAAGGCGCCCCAGGCGGGTGTCCGGTCGAACTTCATCGTGGGCTTCCCCGGTGAGTCCGAGGCCGACTTCGCCGAGCTGGAGCGGTTCCTGAACGGCGCGCGGCTGGATGCCATCGGCGTCTTCGGCTACTCCGACGAGGAGGGCACGGAAGCGGCCACGTACGACAACAAGCTGGACGAGGACGTCGTCGCCGAGCGGCTCGCGCGGGTGTCGCGCCTCGCCGAGCAGCTGGTGTCGCAGCGCGCCGAGGAGCGTCTCGGCGAGACCGTGGAGGTGCTCGTCGAGTCGGTCGACGCCGAGGACGGCGTGGTCGGCCGCGGCGCGCACCAGGCGCCGGAGACGGACGGCCAGGTGCGGCTCACGGGCGGCGAGGGACTGACCGTCGGCCGTATGGTCGTGGCAAAGGTGGTCGGGACCGAGGGCGTGGACCTCGTCGCCGAGCCGCTCGACGGGCTTGAGGAGGCAGGCAGATGACCGGAGTGCCGGCGTCCGCCGCGGGTGGCACCGGTAGGCCGGCGCCCGGCGGCAAGCTGGGCACTGCGGCCGTGAACCAGGCCAGCCTGTGGAACATCGCCAACATCCTGACCATGGTCCGGCTGCTCCTGGTGCCGGGTTTCGTGGTGCTGATGCTCGCCGACGGGGGCTACGACCCGGCGATGCGGGCGTGGGCCTGGGCGGCGTTCGCCGTCGCCATGATCACGGATGTCTTCGACGGCCATCTGGCCCGCACGTACAACCTGGTCACCGACTTCGGGAAGATCGCCGACCCCATCGCCGACAAGGCGATCATGGGAGCGGCGCTGATCTGTCTGTCGTCGCTCGGTGACCTGCCGTGGTGGGTGACCGGCGTCATCCTCGGGCGCGAGCTGGGCATCACCCTGCTGCGCTTCGTGGTGATCAGGTACGGGGTCATTCCGGCCAGCCGCGGCGGCAAGATGAAGACCCTGGCCCAGGGCACGGCCGTGGGCATGTACGTGCTCGCGCTGACCGGGCCGCTCGCGACGTTCCGCTTCTGGGTGATGGCCGTCGCCGTGGTGCTCACCGTGGTGACCGGGCTCGACTACGTACGACAGGCGGTCGTGCTGCGCCGCGCCGGGCTGGCCGAGGCGGCGGCCGCCGCGGCCCTCTCGCAGGCCGCCGCCACCGGCCAGACGCCTTCGGAGGCGGCCGAGAAGTGACGTACGGGGCTGCCGAGGCGCTGCGGCTGTTGACGGAGCGAGGGGAGACCCTTGCCGTCGCCGAGTCGCTGACCGGCGGTCTCGTGGCCGCGGAGCTGGTGTCGGTGCCCGGCGCCTCGAAGGCCTTCCGGGGCTCCGTCACCGCGTACGCCACCGAGCTCAAGCACACCGTGCTCGGCGTGGACGCGGAGCTGCTCGCCGCGGAGGGCGCCGTCCACCCGGAGGTGGCGCTCCAGATGGCCGCGGGAGTGCGCGACGCGCTCGGCGCGGACTGGGGGATCGCCACCACCGGCGTCGCCGGTCCCGAGCCGCAGGACGGCCGGCCGGTGGGCACCGTCTTCGTGGCGGTCGCCGGGCCCGAGGAGCCGGAGACGGACGCTTTCCGGCATGCACGCGATTTCGCTGGTAGCCGCAAAGTGCGCGGACTGCGGTTGAACGGCGACCGTGCGGAAATTCGTAGAGAGAGTGTACGGAGCGTGCTCGGGCTGCTCACGGAAGAGCTGGTCGGAGCGCATTCCGGCGAACGTACTGGGAATGCGCGGGCACAGGATACGGAACAGAACGGGGGGTTTTGATGTTTGCAGCCCTGAGTGAACACGACATCGCTCCCCGCACGGCCGCCGCCCAAGGCGGTACGGTGGGGCGAGAAGGATGCGGCTACGCGGTCCGAGGAGGGAGCCACCGATGATTCTGCTCCGTCGCCTGCTGGGTGACGTGCTGCGTCGGCAGCGCCAGCGCCAGGGCCGTACTCTGCGCGAAGTCTCCTCGTCCGCCCGAGTCTCGCTCGGCTATCTCTCCGAGGTGGAGCGGGGGCAGAAGGAGGCTTCCTCCGAGCTGCTCTCCGCGATCTGCGACGCGCTTGACGTACGGATGTCCGAGTTGATGCGCGAGGTGAGCGACGAGCTCGCTCTCGCCGAGCTGGCCGCGTCGGCGGCAGCCGTCCCGTCGGAGCCGGTGCCAGCGCCGGTTCGCCCGATGCTCAATTCCGTCTCCGTGACCGGCGTCCCGCCGGAACGGGTGACGATCAAGGCACCTGCGGAGGCCGTCGACGTCGTCGCGGCGTAGTGCCTGCACTCAGCATGAGCTTGAGGAAAGCCCCGGTCGGAACCATCGGCCGGGGCTTTTCCCTGTGCCCGTGGCCGACGGAACTTAGGCCGTTTGGCCCTCACGCCTCCCCCGTATGTCCGTTGTAGTACGTATATGCCATTGTTGGTAATGGTTTCGATACGGAGGTAACGGATGTACGTCGTGAAGAGCCCACTGTCCGACGCGGACCTGAAGACCGTCTCCGAGGCGCTGCAAGGTGGCCTGGTCGATCTGGTGGACCTCTCACTGGTGGCGAAGCAGGTTCACTGGAACGTGGTCGGTCCCCGTTTCCGGTCCGTGCATCTGCAGCTCGACGAGGTGGTGGACACCGCGCGGCTGCATTCCGACACGGTGGCCGAGCGGGCCTCCACGCTCGGGGTGTCGCCGGACGGCCGGGCCGGGACCGTGGCCGCCACCAGCGGGATCGGCACGATCGCCGACGGCTGGGTCAAGGACGTGGACGCGGTGGGCACGCTCGTGGACGCCCTCGGTGCCGTGATCACCCGGATGCGGGAGCGGATCGAGTCGACCGGTGAGGCGGATCCCGTGAGCCAGGACATCTTCATCGCCATCACGGCGGACCTGGAGAAGCACCACTGGATGTTCCAGGCCGAGAACGGCGGCTGAGCCGCCGCCCCGCGATCGGGGGCGCGCCGCCGCGACGGTGGCGCGCCCCCGGTGCGCCCTGTGCGTGGGGCGCTGGCGTCGTTAGCGTCGGGAAATGCCGTGAGTGGTGCGGTACGGGTGGAGGTGGACGGGCGGTGACCGTGGGTCGGTGGCGAGCACTGCGCTGGATACCCGCCGTGCTGGTCGGGGTGGTGTGGTGGTGGGGAGTGCTGCGGCTGGCCTTCGCGCCGGACGCGGGGGCGTTCGAGGGGGCGGTCGCCGCGGGGGGCTGGGGGTTGAGTCTGCTGCCGGTGCACGCGCTGCCCAAGTCGAAGGCGGCCGGCGTCGCGGGCATGCCGGGCCGCCACGGTGCGCGGAAGGTGCGGGTGCGGGCGGTGCGGGCGGGGCAGGAGGCCGCGGGCGGACTGTGGGGGCTGGTCACCAGGGCATGGCGACGCCTCCGTTCGGGCGGAGGATCTGGCCCGTCGTGAAGGACGCGGCGTCCGAGGCGAGGTGCAGCACCGCGTGGGCGATCTCGTCGGGCTCGCCGACCCGGCCGAGCGGGGCCATACGCGTCATCAGGGACTCCGTGTGGGCCTGGGCGCGGTCGTCGTGCCGGGTCGTCATCGGGGTGCGGATCCAGCCGGGAGCGACCGCGTTGACCCGGATGCCGTGCGGACCGACCTCCGTGGCGAGCGTCTTGGTCAGCTGGACGACGGCCGCCTTCGCGACGCCGTAGCAGAGCAGCCCCGGGCCGCCGGTGTCGACGGCCCCCGACGCCATCGTCACGATGCTGCCGCGGGTGCCGTTCGCGATCATGGCGCGGGCCGCGGCCTGGCAGGCGTACAGGATGCCCTTGAAGTTGATGGCGAGGACGCGGTCGAGATCTTCGTCGCGGGTCTCCAGGACGGGGCTGGAGTGCATGACCCCGGCGATCGCGGCAAGGATGTCGAGACCGCCGCCGGTGCCGTCGCCGGTGGGGCGGGCCGCCGTGCTGATCGCCTCGGTGAGCTGGGCGCGGTCGCTGACGTCGAGCGGGTACGGGTGCGCCGTGCCGCCGTCCTGCTTGATGAGGTCCGCCGTCTCGTGCAGGCCCTGTTCGTCGCGGTCCGCGCAGTGCACGGTGGCTCCCGCGCGGGCGAGCAGGACGGCCGAGGCGCGGCCGATGCCGCTCGCCGCGCCGGTGACGAATGCGGTGCGTCCGGTGAGGTCGTACGCCATGACGGGCATGGAGCGACCGTACGAGCATTTCTGACGGGTCGTCAATTGCTGTGCGCGGTCGGAAGTGCGGGACTGCTTCCGAAGTGCGGGACCGCTTCTACGGTGTCGGGCCCCGCTGGCACGAGGGGCACCAGTAGGTGGGGCGCTCGCGGGAGCCGTCGCCCTGGTTCGCCTTGCGGATCGGGGTGCGGCAGCGCAGGCAGGGGCGCGGGGCGCGACCGTAGACGTAGAGGTGCTCGCCGGGGTGGGAACTGCCGGTGGTGATGCGGGTCGGGCGGTCGCGGTTGGCTTCGAGGAGCTTCTTGGCGAGCAGGGGGAGGCGGGCGGCGTCGTCCGGGAGTTCGCCGACCGGGAGCCAGGGGGTGACGCGCAGGAGGAAGCAGAGCTCCGACTTGTACACGTTGCCGATCCCGGCGAGGTTGCGCTGGTCGAGGAGGGCTTCGCCGAGCGGGCGGGCCGGATCCGCGAACAGGTTGGCCAGGGCCGTGTCGGGGTCCCAGTCCGGGCCGAGCAGGTCCGGGCCGAGGTGGCCGACGGCCTTGGACTCCTCGGCCGTGCGCAGCAGTTCGAGGACGGGGAGGCGATAGCCGACCGCCGTGCGGGTCTCGTTGCCGAGGATCGCGCGGATCTGGTGCGCGGGGCCGCCGCGCCAGCGCTCGCCCGGGGCGTAGATCTTCCAGGAGCCGTCCATCCGCAGGTGCGAGTGGAGCGTGAGGCCGCCCTCGACACGGGTCAGCAGATGCTTGCCGCGCGCGGTGACGTCCAGGACCGTGCGGCCGGTCAGGTCGGCCGTGGCGAATCGAGGGACGCGCAGGTCGGAGCGGGTGAGCACCTGGCCCGCGAGGGCGGTGTGCAGCCGCTTCGCGGCTTGCAGGACGGTGTCTCCTTCGGGCATGGGGTTCAGCGTAGGCGGGGTGGGGTGGGGCGGCATGTTTGCTCGCCGCCGGTCGGTCGGTTGCCGGTTGCCGGTTGGTCGGTGGCCGGTCATGGGTTGGCCGGTCGACTGCGGGGCGGTGGGGGCTGGTCGCGCTGTTTCCCGCGCCTCTTGAGCGTGCGCTTTGCGCCGGTCGTGGGGTTGTCGGTCGGCTGACGGATGGTGGGGCTTCTCGCGCAGTTCCCCGCGTCGTGTTCCTGGATGCGAGCGAACCGACGGAACGCGATCGGCGCCCACCTCTGACCCCCTCGGCGAGGAGAGCGGATACGGTCCTCGACATGACAGCCCATGATCACCCCCATCCCGCGCCCACCCCGACCGAGATAGCCGCGGCCATGACCGCCCTCGGCATCTACGCCCAACAGCCGGCCCCCGAGGAGTTGGAGCAGCAAGCGGTCGCCGTCGGTGGTGAACACGTCCTCGCCGCCGTCCTCGCCAACGCTCTGTACGGCGCCTCCATCGGAACCGGAATGGTGACCGAGGGAAACATGCTGGAAGCGGGGGCGGGCTCCGGGGAGATGGCGCTCGCGCGCGAGCAGGTGTTCAAGGCGTCCGGCGCCGACTGGACCGGGGTGATGGGTCTGCTGCACTGGCAGACGGGCCATGTCTGGAGCGTCCTGAAGAACACGAGCGAGGAGGAGCGCGACCCGCTCGGCATCGTCGGGGCCCATGCCTCCAACGCGCTGTTGACCCTGCTGTCCTGCATGTCTGTGACCGGAGCGGACGACCCGCGTGCCGCGGACGTCCCTGCCGACCTCGAGCGTGTG is a genomic window containing:
- a CDS encoding DUF6245 family protein, with the protein product MTAHDHPHPAPTPTEIAAAMTALGIYAQQPAPEELEQQAVAVGGEHVLAAVLANALYGASIGTGMVTEGNMLEAGAGSGEMALAREQVFKASGADWTGVMGLLHWQTGHVWSVLKNTSEEERDPLGIVGAHASNALLTLLSCMSVTGADDPRAADVPADLERVRADLVAAVEALDALPAFGAGAFSDGAPTA
- a CDS encoding SDR family NAD(P)-dependent oxidoreductase, translated to MPVMAYDLTGRTAFVTGAASGIGRASAVLLARAGATVHCADRDEQGLHETADLIKQDGGTAHPYPLDVSDRAQLTEAISTAARPTGDGTGGGLDILAAIAGVMHSSPVLETRDEDLDRVLAINFKGILYACQAAARAMIANGTRGSIVTMASGAVDTGGPGLLCYGVAKAAVVQLTKTLATEVGPHGIRVNAVAPGWIRTPMTTRHDDRAQAHTESLMTRMAPLGRVGEPDEIAHAVLHLASDAASFTTGQILRPNGGVAMPW
- the rimO gene encoding 30S ribosomal protein S12 methylthiotransferase RimO is translated as MPERRTVALVTLGCARNEVDSEELAGRLEADGWELVEDAESADVAVVNTCGFVEAAKKDSVDALLEANDLKGHGRTQAVVAVGCMAERYGKELAEALPEADGVLGFDDYEDISGRLQTILSGGSVEAHAPRDRRKLLPISPAERQEAGSGIALPGHAPVDLPDGVAPASGPRAPLRRRLDGAPVASVKLASGCDRRCTFCAIPSFRGSFISRRPSDVLNETRWLAEQGVKEIMLVSENNTSYGKDLGDIRLLESLLPELAGVDGIERVRVSYLQPAEMRPGLIDVLTGTEKVAPYFDLSFQHSAPAVLRSMRRFGDTDRFLELLDTIRSKAPQAGVRSNFIVGFPGESEADFAELERFLNGARLDAIGVFGYSDEEGTEAATYDNKLDEDVVAERLARVSRLAEQLVSQRAEERLGETVEVLVESVDAEDGVVGRGAHQAPETDGQVRLTGGEGLTVGRMVVAKVVGTEGVDLVAEPLDGLEEAGR
- a CDS encoding DNA starvation/stationary phase protection protein is translated as MYVVKSPLSDADLKTVSEALQGGLVDLVDLSLVAKQVHWNVVGPRFRSVHLQLDEVVDTARLHSDTVAERASTLGVSPDGRAGTVAATSGIGTIADGWVKDVDAVGTLVDALGAVITRMRERIESTGEADPVSQDIFIAITADLEKHHWMFQAENGG
- a CDS encoding helix-turn-helix transcriptional regulator → MILLRRLLGDVLRRQRQRQGRTLREVSSSARVSLGYLSEVERGQKEASSELLSAICDALDVRMSELMREVSDELALAELAASAAAVPSEPVPAPVRPMLNSVSVTGVPPERVTIKAPAEAVDVVAA
- a CDS encoding DNA-formamidopyrimidine glycosylase family protein, giving the protein MPEGDTVLQAAKRLHTALAGQVLTRSDLRVPRFATADLTGRTVLDVTARGKHLLTRVEGGLTLHSHLRMDGSWKIYAPGERWRGGPAHQIRAILGNETRTAVGYRLPVLELLRTAEESKAVGHLGPDLLGPDWDPDTALANLFADPARPLGEALLDQRNLAGIGNVYKSELCFLLRVTPWLPVGELPDDAARLPLLAKKLLEANRDRPTRITTGSSHPGEHLYVYGRAPRPCLRCRTPIRKANQGDGSRERPTYWCPSCQRGPTP
- a CDS encoding CinA family protein translates to MTYGAAEALRLLTERGETLAVAESLTGGLVAAELVSVPGASKAFRGSVTAYATELKHTVLGVDAELLAAEGAVHPEVALQMAAGVRDALGADWGIATTGVAGPEPQDGRPVGTVFVAVAGPEEPETDAFRHARDFAGSRKVRGLRLNGDRAEIRRESVRSVLGLLTEELVGAHSGERTGNARAQDTEQNGGF
- a CDS encoding response regulator, whose translation is MVQKAKILLVDDRPENLLALEAILSALDQTLVRASSGEEALKALLTDDFAVILLDVQMPGMDGFETAAHIKRRERTRDIPIIFLTAINHGPHHTFRGYAAGAVDYISKPFDPWVLRAKVSVFVELYMKNCQLREQAALLRLQLEGGGKAVGDAKEPAGLLAELSARLAAVEEQAEALSKQLDDESADAAAVATAAHLERKLTGLRRALDALEPGTGSGTPSVPSQN
- the pgsA gene encoding CDP-diacylglycerol--glycerol-3-phosphate 3-phosphatidyltransferase, whose translation is MTGVPASAAGGTGRPAPGGKLGTAAVNQASLWNIANILTMVRLLLVPGFVVLMLADGGYDPAMRAWAWAAFAVAMITDVFDGHLARTYNLVTDFGKIADPIADKAIMGAALICLSSLGDLPWWVTGVILGRELGITLLRFVVIRYGVIPASRGGKMKTLAQGTAVGMYVLALTGPLATFRFWVMAVAVVLTVVTGLDYVRQAVVLRRAGLAEAAAAAALSQAAATGQTPSEAAEK
- a CDS encoding helix-turn-helix domain-containing protein gives rise to the protein MSIGNSPEDDRPSEDHTPQAGDDRPSIGHVLQQARIAAGLTVDEVSQSTRVRIPIVHAIEQDDFSRCGGDVYARGHIRTLARAVGIDPEPLLAQYGAEHGGQPAPTPATPLFEAERIRSEPRRPNWTAAMVAAIVAVIAFVGYTAVSGGDDSGDKQQAAEGATPSTSKPAAPKPKPSTKKPSDPKPNPSDSAIAAAPRDKVTVKINAADGRSWISAKDHNGRLLFDGVLEQGQSKTFQDNQKVDVVLGDAGAVQLYVNGKKIQDEFQAGQVERLTYTKGDPEVG
- a CDS encoding DNA translocase FtsK; the protein is MSPAPSPGNLTPMASRPAAKKTPAKKAAAPTKAPAKKAAAKKAPVKKTAAKKAPAKKAAAKRPAPKPAPSPTGGLYRLVRAVWLGVAHSVGAMFRGIGRGAKGLDPAHRKDGLALLLLGVALICAAGTWADLRGPVGDLVEMLVTGAFGRLDLLVPLLLGFIAVRLILHPEKPEANGRIVIGLSALVVGVLGQVHIACGSPARSEGMQAIQDAGGLIGWAAATPLSFTMTQVLAVPMLVLLTVFGLLVVTATPVNAIPQRLRLLGVRLGIVHDDTLVGEAADGEYDDEWREAAPARGRRRPAAQEEPQAYDPDRIEEDALSKRRRPRRTSVQPAMDRPMDAVDVAAAAAAALDGAVLHGMPPSPLVADLTQGVGGERAGERTGDTSAPERTAPVPTARGKKAAPAAPEPETPSRLSVPDLTKSSPDAPRDLPPRAEQLQLAGDITYSLPSLDLLTRGGPGKSRSAANDAVVESLSTVFTEFKVDAAVTGFTRGPTVTRYEVELGPAVKVEKITALAKNIAYAVASPDVRIISPIPGKSAVGIEIPNTDREMVNVGDVLRLADAAEDDHPMLVALGKDVEGGYVMSNLAKMPHVLVAGATGSGKSSCINCLITSIMVRATPEDVRMVLVDPKRVELTAYEGIPHLITPIITNPKRAAEALQWVVREMDLRYDDLAAFGYRHIDDFNQAIKDGKLKTPEGSERELKPYPYLLVIVDELADLMMVAPRDVEDAIVRITQLARAAGIHLVLATQRPSVDVVTGLIKANVPSRLAFATSSLADSRVILDQPGAEKLIGKGDGLYLPMGANKPTRMQGAFVTEDEIHAVVQHCKDQMAPVFREDVVVGTKQKKEIDEDIGDDLELLCAAAELVVSTQFGSTSMLQRKLRVGFAKAGRLMDLMESRNIVGPSEGSKARDVLVKPDELDGVLAVIRGEAQP